In Vigna unguiculata cultivar IT97K-499-35 chromosome 3, ASM411807v1, whole genome shotgun sequence, a single genomic region encodes these proteins:
- the LOC114175110 gene encoding CBL-interacting serine/threonine-protein kinase 23-like: MEHSEGSTSTSSNTNSRIGNYELGQTLGKGNFSTVKLARCLDTGDNVAIKVFGKYTILANQPKNELRKLERNLLIMKMVRHPNVVHVIEEIYTKTHFFIVTEHVTGGELFDKVTNSGRMTEPEARTYFQQLIHAVDYCHSKGVSHKNLKPENLLVDADGVLKILDFGMNMLSQQVGPDGLLHTARGEPQYTAPEVKMNIGYEDAKSDIWSCGVILFVLLAGYLPFKCKDIATLCLEMFKADITCPSFFSPSVKSLIERILDPNPATRIAIKEILEDEWFKNGPQSPNSDENSQGPAEPAEPVEPVPKNAFQKMRVSLGFDHVGNLLNKVLGKKETSFVSKCSANEIISGIERTIASMGFNVKKRKYKLKIEGEKDEHKGHLSIVTKISKVNPSFFKVEVRRDGGNTLDFHEFYRDLSAGMRDIIWVEKSANSEREDGASTSTAR; this comes from the exons ATGGAGCACTCAGAGGGTAGCACCAGCACCAGCAGCAACACCAATTCCCGTATCGGAAATTATGAACTGGGTCAGACTCTGGGCAAAGGAAACTTCTCCACCGTGAAGCTTGCACGTTGCCTTGACACCGGAGACAATGTGGCCATAAAAGTTTTCGGCAAGTACACGATTCTCGCCAACCAACCCAAGAACGAGCTGCGCAAG TTGGAGCGAAACTTGTTAATAATGAAAATGGTTAGACACCCTAATGTGGTGCATGTCATTGAG GAGATATATACCAAAACACATTTCTTTATTGTAACGGAACATGTAACTGGTGGGGAACTGTTTGATAAAGTT ACAAACTCCGGGAGAATGACAGAGCCCGAAGCAAGAACATATTTTCAGCAGCTTATACATGCTGTGGATTACTGTCACAGTAAAGGTGTTTCCCATAAAAACTTAAAG CCAGAGAATCTGTTGGTGGATGCTGATGGAGTGCTTAAAATATTGGACTTTGGCATGAATATGCTGTCGCAACAAGTTGGA CCAGATGGGTTGCTTCACACAGCACGTGGTGAGCCACAATATACCGCCCCAGAG GTGAAAATGAACATCGGCTATGAGGATGCAAAGTCTGACATCTGGTCATGTGGTGTTATTCTTTTTGTTCTATTGGCTGGATATTTACCCTTCAAATGTAAAGACATTGCCACTTTATGTCTAGAG ATGTTTAAGGCTGATATCACATgtccttcatttttttctccaaGTGTAAAGAGCCTAATTGAGAGAATCCTTGATCCCAATCCAGCTACA CGGATTGCAATTAAGGAAATATTGGAAGATGAATGGTTCAAGAATGGGCCTCAATCCCCGAATTCTGATGAA AATTCACAGGGGCCTGCAGAACCTGCAGAACCTGTAGAACCTGTTCCCAAGAATGCATTTCAGAAAATGCGTGTCTCTCTGGGCTTCGATCATGTAGGAAATCTTCTGAACAAG GTACTTGGTAAAAAGGAAACAAGTTTCGTATCCAAATGCTCCGCAAATGAGATAATTTCAGGAATTGAACGTACTATAGCTTCTATGGGTTTTAATGTTAAGAAGAGAAAGTACAAG TTGAAGATTGAAGGGGAAAAGGATGAACACAAAGGTCATCTATCAATAGTCACTAAG ATCTCTAAGGTGAACCCTTCCTTTTTCAAGGTTGAGGTTCGAAGGGATGGAGGAAATACTCTTGACTTTCATGAG TTCTACAGAGATCTATCTGCTGGGATGCGTGATATCATTTGGGTAGAGAAATCTGCCAACTCAGAAAGAGAAGATG GTGCAAGTACATCAACTGCAAGATAA
- the LOC114179170 gene encoding uncharacterized protein LOC114179170 isoform X1 codes for MREEVISSGGTIDPAPAASSAGASSPAVPMNVGSIDGSSHGQVSKAASLSCVGSQPPWTSLSTSAGGSSRSCRPWERGDLLRRLATFIPINWLGKPKIISSLACAQKGWINNGVDKIACESCGACLCFTALSSWTSAEAQNASESFARQLDSGHKVNCPWKGNNCPESLVQFPPTPPSALIAGYKDRCDGLVQFQRLPVIAISAIELMSASRGPQIERFLSQSQNFMSREVCIKPEIISEFDNSQDEAYCLYTRAQKLISLCGWEPRWLLNVQDCEEHSAQSERNGYSFGPSKTQIHLTQDPGSKAVSASTKLDARKGKASVNETTLDSKTPLLDCSLCGAAVRISDFLSVPCPTRFVPNSIDILDASKKLGLTRGASAASGISGWIAADDTEKDQIDDRDEVATTNEGKLVANDDLDLNLTMAGGFPFTPLGRTATSEYTHDEDMGRDLMIGQPSGSEIGDRAASYESRGPSSRKRNFEKGGSSDERPILRLQQQADSVEGTVIDRDGDEVTDGGQYSAGPSKRARDSDIFDPYCSPRQRDSSGAGPSHSRGFETHVSGNRVSSNPQGSDRPIGIQSTRDSTRASSVIAMDTIGHSVNDDSMESVENYPGDLDDVHFPSSSTYGNVDMNETSELNNSNLAQQSTCLQTATEVVPGEVGVSSTNYGEEHFNAETVTAQARDGISLGISGGSVGMCASHEAEIHGADISVHRADSVVGEMEQRAEDAEHQGQTGEYVPDPGLMDEIIPDEMNREDPIGDSQEMMSHSAGRTDSGSKIGCSTKAESVESGEKISQNCNLLPANSDHPSRSCNANIYSGCENTKEEIMKDGKSSFANNSSLPESDFAIANGIGPPKGESNYEAAEFDPIAYHNQCCPWVNGNVAAAGCASSVMRTSSDAIALSGWQLTLDALDALQSLEHNVIPTAPSESAASLYKQNDQQAPGKKLFRNHSLSRSHGQL; via the exons ATGAGGGAAGAGGTCATCAGTTCTGGAGGCACCATTGATCCAGCACCTGCTGCCAG TTCTGCTGGGGCGTCATCCCCAGCCGTTCCAATGAATGTTGGCAGTATAGATGGGTCAAGTCATGGACAAGTCTCTAAAGCAGCTTCTCTCTCGTGTGTTGGTTCACAACCACCATGGACTTCCTTGAGCACAAGTGCTGGTGGGTCTTCCAGATCTTGTAGACCTTGGGAAAGGGGAGATTTATTAAGACGCTTGGCTACATTTATTCCTATAAATTGGCTTGGGAAGCCTAAG ATCATCAGTTCGTTGGCTTGTGCACAAAAAGGCTGGATAAACAATGGTGTTGACAAAATTGCTTGTGAATCATGTGGTGCTTGCCTGTGTTTTACAGCATTGTCATCTTGGACATCAGCTGAAG CTCAAAATGCCAGCGAATCCTTTGCTAGGCAGCTGGATTCGGGCCATAAGGTAAATTGCCCTTGGAAGGGAAACAATTGTCCGGAAAGCTTAGTACAATTCCCTCCAACACCTCCATCTGCTTTAATTGCGGGTTACAAGGATAGATGTGATGGACTCGTACAATTTCAGCGTCTTCCTGTCATAGCCATCTCTGCTATTGAGTTGATGTCTGCTTCTCGTGGTCCACAGATTGAACGCTTTCTATCGCAGTCTCAGAATTTTATGTCAAGAGAAGTATGTATTAAACCAGAAATTATATCTGAGTTTGACAACTCTCAAGATGAGGCATACTGTCTGTATACTCGT GCACAGAAACTTATAAGCCTTTGTGGGTGGGAACCAAGGTGGCTTTTAAATGTTCAAGATTGTGAAGAACACTCTGCTCAATCTGAAAGAAATGGATATTCTTTCGGCCCTAGCAAGACTCAAATTCATCTTACCCAAGATCCTGGGTCAAAGGCAGTTTCTGCTTCTACTAAATTGGATGCTAGAAAGGGAAAGGCATCTGTCAATGAGACTACACTTGACTCAAAGACACCATTGCTTGATTGTAGCTTATGTGGTGCTGCAGTTAGAATTTCAGATTTTTTATCAGTTCCTTGTCCTACTCGTTTTGTACCTAACAGTATAGATATTCTTGATGCTAGTAAAAAATTAGGATTGACTCGAGGAGCGAGTGCAGCAAGTGGAATCAGTGGTTGGATTGCAGCTGATGATACAGAAAAAGATCAGATTGATGACCGTGATGAAGTAGCAACAACAAATGAGGGGAAATTGGTTGCAAATGATGATTTGGATTTGAATCTTACCATGGCAGGGGGTTTTCCTTTTACTCCTTTGGGCAGGACGGCAACATCTGAATATACTCATGATGAAGATATGGGAAGGGACTTAATGATCGGCCAGCCTTCTGGGAGTGAGATTGGTGATCGTGCAGCTTCATATGAATCAAGAGGACCAAGCTCTCGTAagagaaattttgaaaaaggtGGAAGCTCAGATGAACGCCCAATTCTTAGGTTGCAGCAGCAGGCTGATAGTGTAGAAGGAACTGTCATTGATCGTGATGGAGATGAAGTTACAGATGGTGGACAATATTCAGCTGGTCCATCAAAACGAGCACGTGATTCTGATATTTTTGACCCTTACTGTTCACCTCGTCAAAGAGACTCATCTGGTGCAGGTCCGAGTCATTCAAGGGGTTTTGAGACTCATGTTAGTGGAAATCGAGTTTCTTCAAACCCTCAAGGTAGTGATCGTCCTATAGGAATCCAATCTACTAGGGACTCAACCCGTGCATCGTCTGTCATTGCAATGGACACAATAGGTCATAGTGTGAATGATGATTCTATGGAAAGTGTTGAAAACTACCCTGGAGACCTTGATGATGTTCATTTCCCCTCCTCTAGCACATATGGCAATGTGGATATGAATGAAACCTCCGAACTGAATAACAGCAATCTAGCTCAGCAAAGCACTTGCTTACAAACTGCTACTGAAGTTGTCCCTGGTGAAGTGGGTGTCAGTAGTACAAACTATGGGGAAGAACATTTTAATGCAGAAACTGTGACTGCCCAGGCTCGAGATGGAATTAGTTTGGGCATCAGTGGAGGGAGTGTTGGAATGTGTGCTAGTCATGAAGCTGAAATCCACGGGGCTGATATATCTGTGCACAGAGCTGATAGTGTTGTTGGTGAAATGGAACAGAGAGCAGAAGATGCTGAACATCAGGGACAAACAGGTGAATATGTTCCAGATCCAGGTCTGATGGATGAGATTATCCCTGATGAGATGAACAGGGAAGATCCTATTGGTGATAGCCAGGAGATGATGTCTCACTCTGCAGGAAGAACAGATAGTGGTTCAAAAATTGGCTGTTCTACAAAGGCAGAATCTGTTGAAAGTGGTGAAAAGATTAGTCAAAACTGCAATCTTCTGCCTGCTAATAGTGATCACCCATCTCGTTCTTGTAATGCTAATATTTATTCAGGTTGTGAAAATACCAAGGAAGAGATCATGAAGGATGGTAAATCTTCATTTGCCAACAATAGTTCTCTCCCTGAATCCGATTTTGCCATTGCAAATGGGATAG GCCCTCCAAAAGGAGAGAGTAATTATGAAGCTGCAGAGTTTGATCCTATTGCCTATCACAATCAATGTTGCCCTTGGGTAAATGGCAATGTTGCTGCAGCTGGCTGTGCTAGTTCTGTTATGAGAACAAGTAGTGATGCAATCGCCCTTTCCGGTTGGCAGCTGACTTTAGATGCTTTGGATGCTTTGCAATCACTAGAGCACAATGTAATACCAACTGCACCGTCTGAGTCTGCTGCGTCCTTGTACAAG CAGAATGACCAGCAAGCACCTGGTAAAAAACTCTTTCGCAATCACTCTCTGAGCAGAAGCCATGGTCAACTTTGA
- the LOC114179170 gene encoding uncharacterized protein LOC114179170 isoform X2 has protein sequence MREEVISSGGTIDPAPAASSAGASSPAVPMNVGSIDGSSHGQVSKAASLSCVGSQPPWTSLSTSAGGSSRSCRPWERGDLLRRLATFIPINWLGKPKIISSLACAQKGWINNGVDKIACESCGACLCFTALSSWTSAEAQNASESFARQLDSGHKVNCPWKGNNCPESLVQFPPTPPSALIAGYKDRCDGLVQFQRLPVIAISAIELMSASRGPQIERFLSQSQNFMSREVCIKPEIISEFDNSQDEAYCLYTRAQKLISLCGWEPRWLLNVQDCEEHSAQSERNGYSFGPSKTQIHLTQDPGSKAVSASTKLDARKGKASVNETTLDSKTPLLDCSLCGAAVRISDFLSVPCPTRFVPNSIDILDASKKLGLTRGASAASGISGWIAADDTEKDQIDDRDEVATTNEGKLVANDDLDLNLTMAGGFPFTPLGRTATSEYTHDEDMGRDLMIGQPSGSEIGDRAASYESRGPSSRKRNFEKGGSSDERPILRLQQQADSVEGTVIDRDGDEVTDGGQYSAGPSKRARDSDIFDPYCSPRQRDSSGAGPSHSRGFETHVSGNRVSSNPQGSDRPIGIQSTRDSTRASSVIAMDTIGHSVNDDSMESVENYPGDLDDVHFPSSSTYGNVDMNETSELNNSNLAQQSTCLQTATEVVPGEVGVSSTNYGEEHFNAETVTAQARDGISLGISGGSVGMCASHEAEIHGADISVHRADSVVGEMEQRAEDAEHQGQTGEYVPDPGLMDEIIPDEMNREDPIGDSQEMMSHSAGRTDSGSKIGCSTKAESVESGEKISQNCNLLPANSDHPSRSCNANIYSGCENTKEEIMKDGKSSFANNSSLPESDFAIANGIGPPKGESNYEAAEFDPIAYHNQCCPWVNGNVAAAGCASSVMRTSSDAIALSGWQLTLDALDALQSLEHNVIPTAPSESAASLYKNDQQAPGKKLFRNHSLSRSHGQL, from the exons ATGAGGGAAGAGGTCATCAGTTCTGGAGGCACCATTGATCCAGCACCTGCTGCCAG TTCTGCTGGGGCGTCATCCCCAGCCGTTCCAATGAATGTTGGCAGTATAGATGGGTCAAGTCATGGACAAGTCTCTAAAGCAGCTTCTCTCTCGTGTGTTGGTTCACAACCACCATGGACTTCCTTGAGCACAAGTGCTGGTGGGTCTTCCAGATCTTGTAGACCTTGGGAAAGGGGAGATTTATTAAGACGCTTGGCTACATTTATTCCTATAAATTGGCTTGGGAAGCCTAAG ATCATCAGTTCGTTGGCTTGTGCACAAAAAGGCTGGATAAACAATGGTGTTGACAAAATTGCTTGTGAATCATGTGGTGCTTGCCTGTGTTTTACAGCATTGTCATCTTGGACATCAGCTGAAG CTCAAAATGCCAGCGAATCCTTTGCTAGGCAGCTGGATTCGGGCCATAAGGTAAATTGCCCTTGGAAGGGAAACAATTGTCCGGAAAGCTTAGTACAATTCCCTCCAACACCTCCATCTGCTTTAATTGCGGGTTACAAGGATAGATGTGATGGACTCGTACAATTTCAGCGTCTTCCTGTCATAGCCATCTCTGCTATTGAGTTGATGTCTGCTTCTCGTGGTCCACAGATTGAACGCTTTCTATCGCAGTCTCAGAATTTTATGTCAAGAGAAGTATGTATTAAACCAGAAATTATATCTGAGTTTGACAACTCTCAAGATGAGGCATACTGTCTGTATACTCGT GCACAGAAACTTATAAGCCTTTGTGGGTGGGAACCAAGGTGGCTTTTAAATGTTCAAGATTGTGAAGAACACTCTGCTCAATCTGAAAGAAATGGATATTCTTTCGGCCCTAGCAAGACTCAAATTCATCTTACCCAAGATCCTGGGTCAAAGGCAGTTTCTGCTTCTACTAAATTGGATGCTAGAAAGGGAAAGGCATCTGTCAATGAGACTACACTTGACTCAAAGACACCATTGCTTGATTGTAGCTTATGTGGTGCTGCAGTTAGAATTTCAGATTTTTTATCAGTTCCTTGTCCTACTCGTTTTGTACCTAACAGTATAGATATTCTTGATGCTAGTAAAAAATTAGGATTGACTCGAGGAGCGAGTGCAGCAAGTGGAATCAGTGGTTGGATTGCAGCTGATGATACAGAAAAAGATCAGATTGATGACCGTGATGAAGTAGCAACAACAAATGAGGGGAAATTGGTTGCAAATGATGATTTGGATTTGAATCTTACCATGGCAGGGGGTTTTCCTTTTACTCCTTTGGGCAGGACGGCAACATCTGAATATACTCATGATGAAGATATGGGAAGGGACTTAATGATCGGCCAGCCTTCTGGGAGTGAGATTGGTGATCGTGCAGCTTCATATGAATCAAGAGGACCAAGCTCTCGTAagagaaattttgaaaaaggtGGAAGCTCAGATGAACGCCCAATTCTTAGGTTGCAGCAGCAGGCTGATAGTGTAGAAGGAACTGTCATTGATCGTGATGGAGATGAAGTTACAGATGGTGGACAATATTCAGCTGGTCCATCAAAACGAGCACGTGATTCTGATATTTTTGACCCTTACTGTTCACCTCGTCAAAGAGACTCATCTGGTGCAGGTCCGAGTCATTCAAGGGGTTTTGAGACTCATGTTAGTGGAAATCGAGTTTCTTCAAACCCTCAAGGTAGTGATCGTCCTATAGGAATCCAATCTACTAGGGACTCAACCCGTGCATCGTCTGTCATTGCAATGGACACAATAGGTCATAGTGTGAATGATGATTCTATGGAAAGTGTTGAAAACTACCCTGGAGACCTTGATGATGTTCATTTCCCCTCCTCTAGCACATATGGCAATGTGGATATGAATGAAACCTCCGAACTGAATAACAGCAATCTAGCTCAGCAAAGCACTTGCTTACAAACTGCTACTGAAGTTGTCCCTGGTGAAGTGGGTGTCAGTAGTACAAACTATGGGGAAGAACATTTTAATGCAGAAACTGTGACTGCCCAGGCTCGAGATGGAATTAGTTTGGGCATCAGTGGAGGGAGTGTTGGAATGTGTGCTAGTCATGAAGCTGAAATCCACGGGGCTGATATATCTGTGCACAGAGCTGATAGTGTTGTTGGTGAAATGGAACAGAGAGCAGAAGATGCTGAACATCAGGGACAAACAGGTGAATATGTTCCAGATCCAGGTCTGATGGATGAGATTATCCCTGATGAGATGAACAGGGAAGATCCTATTGGTGATAGCCAGGAGATGATGTCTCACTCTGCAGGAAGAACAGATAGTGGTTCAAAAATTGGCTGTTCTACAAAGGCAGAATCTGTTGAAAGTGGTGAAAAGATTAGTCAAAACTGCAATCTTCTGCCTGCTAATAGTGATCACCCATCTCGTTCTTGTAATGCTAATATTTATTCAGGTTGTGAAAATACCAAGGAAGAGATCATGAAGGATGGTAAATCTTCATTTGCCAACAATAGTTCTCTCCCTGAATCCGATTTTGCCATTGCAAATGGGATAG GCCCTCCAAAAGGAGAGAGTAATTATGAAGCTGCAGAGTTTGATCCTATTGCCTATCACAATCAATGTTGCCCTTGGGTAAATGGCAATGTTGCTGCAGCTGGCTGTGCTAGTTCTGTTATGAGAACAAGTAGTGATGCAATCGCCCTTTCCGGTTGGCAGCTGACTTTAGATGCTTTGGATGCTTTGCAATCACTAGAGCACAATGTAATACCAACTGCACCGTCTGAGTCTGCTGCGTCCTTGTACAAG AATGACCAGCAAGCACCTGGTAAAAAACTCTTTCGCAATCACTCTCTGAGCAGAAGCCATGGTCAACTTTGA